From Salvia splendens isolate huo1 chromosome 3, SspV2, whole genome shotgun sequence, a single genomic window includes:
- the LOC121793737 gene encoding uncharacterized protein LOC121793737 gives MAQLLFRGILHVKTFSKANDVNLRALATKPLSKTDLFFGKARNVQFSAIKAKTSAEADVLDNDSAEVNDKDGFGVVGIHHVGFFCENLERSLHFYQDILGLPINEARPHDKLPFRGAWIWVGAEMIHLSELPNPDPLTGRPEPDRHACIAIRDLSRLKDILDKAGIPYTLRPGQPRIFTRDPDANMLEFAQAE, from the exons GCCAATGATGTAAATCTAAGAGCGCTTGCTACCAAACCACTGTCAAAAACAGATTTGTTTTTTGGAAAAGCCAGAAATGTGCAATTTTCTGCAATAAAGGCTAAAACATCCGCGGAGGCAGATGTGCTTGATAATGATTCTGCTGAGGTTAACGACAAGGATG GTTTTGGAGTTGTTGGCATCCACCATGTTGGATTCTTTTGTGAGAATCTTGAAAGGTCACTGCATTTTTACCAGGATATTCTCG GTCTACCAATAAATGAGGCACGTCCACACGACAAGCTCCCCTTCAGAGGTGCTTGGATATGGGTTGGCGCTGAGATGATACATCTTTCGGAGCTTCCAAATCCTGACCCATTAACGGGCCGGCCTGAGCCAGACCGCCATGCCTGCATAGCGATACGAGATCTTTCCAGGCTAAAGGATATCCTCGATAAAGCTG GCATACCCTATACCCTTCGCCCGGGACAGCCAAGAATCTTCACCAGGGATCCGGATGCCAACATGCTCGAGTTTGCACAGGCAGAGTGA